Proteins found in one Candidatus Krumholzibacteriia bacterium genomic segment:
- a CDS encoding sialidase family protein — protein sequence MTLAPRFVDAALACDEAGGVYAAGTERFETTNQIFVAHSKRYGESWSPRFHYVNTSVAGERGRPHLAAGAPGEVYVLWEDTRHGKVDLFFNRSLDGGESWLEADVQVNTGVVPSLHLAAPILRCDRRGNIYVVWRDEAEGFVAFYINSSHDRGSSWFETPVAITGVSTAEKAAPDLVCDDTGSLLLGWCELQAGVPGIYVNASVDHGATWQWENQYLGRPLVGSRLPRPALALSPTGAAFAAWLTSAGVLFTRSHDQGRSWEAAPQRLPTGGYPTQPQMHIDRFGHLYIVWQAVAADASSFFSLRTSADDGATFVETRVPRTGGWHLVAPAGFQEPAFVPFRSGADAAGNFYLTWTEGDPGIRGIGFDRVSNYGALWLGLTRNLNLASHLPATPEAPLLCVGDTGHVYLLWNEGHTLTVASSPFYGDSGWSYEHF from the coding sequence GTGACTCTGGCACCGCGCTTCGTCGACGCTGCCTTGGCCTGTGACGAAGCGGGCGGCGTCTACGCTGCCGGCACCGAGCGCTTCGAAACCACCAATCAGATCTTCGTGGCCCACTCCAAGCGCTATGGCGAAAGCTGGAGCCCACGGTTCCATTACGTCAACACCAGCGTGGCGGGAGAGCGCGGCAGGCCGCACCTGGCCGCGGGTGCTCCTGGCGAGGTCTACGTCCTCTGGGAAGACACCCGGCACGGCAAGGTCGATCTCTTCTTCAACCGCAGCCTCGACGGCGGCGAGTCCTGGCTCGAGGCAGATGTGCAGGTCAACACCGGTGTCGTCCCCTCGCTGCACCTCGCCGCTCCCATCCTGCGCTGCGATCGGCGCGGCAACATCTACGTGGTCTGGCGCGACGAAGCCGAGGGCTTCGTCGCCTTTTATATCAACAGCTCGCACGACCGCGGCAGCAGCTGGTTCGAGACGCCGGTTGCCATCACCGGTGTTTCCACCGCGGAGAAAGCCGCCCCCGACCTGGTCTGCGACGACACCGGGAGCCTGCTCCTGGGATGGTGCGAGCTCCAAGCCGGCGTCCCGGGTATCTACGTCAACGCCTCCGTGGATCACGGCGCCACCTGGCAGTGGGAGAATCAGTACCTGGGACGTCCCCTCGTCGGCTCGCGCTTGCCGCGCCCGGCGCTGGCGCTGTCGCCGACCGGCGCGGCCTTCGCGGCTTGGCTCACCAGCGCCGGCGTCCTCTTCACCCGTTCCCATGACCAAGGCCGGTCCTGGGAGGCTGCCCCGCAGCGGCTCCCCACCGGCGGCTATCCCACGCAGCCGCAGATGCACATCGACCGTTTCGGCCACCTCTACATCGTCTGGCAAGCCGTGGCCGCCGATGCTTCTTCCTTCTTCAGTCTTCGCACCAGCGCCGACGATGGCGCCACTTTCGTCGAGACACGTGTGCCCCGCACGGGAGGCTGGCATCTGGTCGCGCCCGCGGGTTTCCAGGAACCAGCTTTCGTTCCCTTTCGCAGCGGTGCCGACGCCGCCGGCAATTTCTATCTCACCTGGACCGAAGGGGACCCGGGCATCCGCGGCATCGGCTTCGACCGGGTCTCGAATTACGGGGCGCTCTGGCTCGGCCTCACGCGCAACCTGAACCTCGCCTCGCATCTGCCGGCCACACCCGAGGCGCCACTCCTTTGCGTCGGGGACACCGGTCATGTCTATCTGCTTTGGAACGAAGGGCACACCCTCACCGTGGCATCCTCGCCCTTCTACGGCGACTCGGGCTGGAGTTACGAACACTTCTGA